ttttagGGGTACTCTCATATCTGTTAGATTTTCAATCATATATGCTTTAATGGGCTTTCTATTGCATTTAAAATCTAGCTCAACAACACTAAATTGAActtgttattaaataaaacgtagttacaattaaagtttttagaattaaattgatggTTATCTATATATCGGCAGtagttataataaaattaaaattttaaagcacaTATTGTATTTGACGTTGATGCAAGCTTACTGTTATGTACTCTGCAATATTGTGACATAGTGAAAGTGCACTTTCATTGCacatgttttttaataaaaagtttgcGTACTATATTAAACTGTTTTATGTAGTTCGGGTgttattatgcaattaagtTTCTTAAATATAGTAAGTAGAATTTTCTATCCTTTATGCTTTAGGCCCACTTTCTTGGTTCTTGCTGATTTCTGTGGTGTGGGGCTGTGGGCACTTGCAAGCATCATTCGACCTAAGAGCCCAGTTTTCAAATCACtgagattgtattttattttaagtaggTGGTTCACAAACCATAGCAAGTGCAGTTCATGTTTGGATGACTGTCTCTTAGCTCAACACACATATCCAAGCTCTCTACATTTTACAATCCTTGAGTGTTcttaattattgttaattaatgattttgcaAGTTGTCAATATATATGGGGTGATTATGGAGCCATGTCCAGTTGAGACATAAATTATGTCTTTTCTCTTCCACTCTGTCTTATTCATTCGACACAAATACGCATACACCCAACAAGGCAAAAAGTACATGGTAAGCTCGCAGCACACAGTCTATTGATtctttttcctcatttttttttcattacaaCCCAATAGAGACTGAAAGTTGCCGATTTGAAATATTACATCTCAAGCAAACCATAAATCTTAAAAAGTATAGAtaatacttgaaaatttaaattacatggACTCAAAAAGATTTGGCATGCATATTGATGGTAGGAAAACTGTCCAACACTACTAGAATATGCAAATTATTGAGGCATCCTAACCTTAGATTAGCTTCCTCACATGGACATATTAATAGCAACTTTTACCAGATAAATAAGGCTTACTGTCCCAGTGATTggataggattttttttttctgtatgACTATTTCTCACCTTTCCAACACCAAAACTAGGAAAGATAGGCAGTAAATTCATGTAGGTTTCATGTCCTCAAACAGTGTTGCCCATAATGTATTATAGTTTAAGTCCCCACCTGACTTTTCCTTGTTGATGTCACCATGAACTTTTGGTCTCCTATGTGTCATTGCAACATCAACTGGACCAGATGTTATTGGGCTCCTATAACTGAACACCAACTTCTCCTGCAATTTCCGATCTAGGGGCCCGGAAAATTTTAAGCTCCTAGGAGGGACCAGCAATTTCTCTGGTCCTCCATAATCCAAGGGACCAGATTTTGCTATTTCCCTGGTTCTCACCATTGGATGCTCTATCTTCAGCTCCTTGTGATCACTCTTGCACCTCCTTGACAATGCTTCTCTCCACTTATCGCTATAAGAAACCGGCTCCGGCAGTGGCTTCGTCGCATTATTCTCATGGTGAACCAACTTGTTGACATACTTGTTGAAGCACTTTCTGGTTTTGTTGATTGCCAAAATGAGCTTGGACAGGCTATTAGGGGCTTCTCTAACTTCCTTCCTAGCAAGCTTGAGAATCTCCAGCCTATGCTTGGCAACTGAAATACCCATGCTCTGAAGAAACTCATGGTTGAAGTATGCTAAGTCCTCCTTTTGGAGCTCATTCCCAGAAAAGGCAAGGCCATACTTATAGACAATTGACGGCTCAAGGGAGGTTTTAGATAACCAGGAATACCAGTCCATGGCGCTCGTGGTTGGCTTATGCCATGGGATGCTCACAAAATTAGAAGTTTTTAGTGTGTTATAAGATATAGTTGCATGTGAGTGGTCCAATAAAAGCCTTCAAGTGGTCATAAAAGATTAAGTAAATGTGGTGGTTGAGTGTAGGGATATCGTTTCTTTCATCTCTAATTGAAATTTGGACGGTGGCTGAAAAATTGAGAGGGACACCAATTGAAAATCTGGAATATGAGTTTACGGACTTATGCACCTTCGTGTTTCTACTGCAAGGCATTTCCATTGGGCATCACTATCATTAACTTTTGTCCTTTTCCGGCTGCACCATGGGTGCACGTGCTAGCCGTATCCCCTGCGATGTCTTCAAAAGGATATTCAAAATGCGTATCACTTCGATCATAGCCTTAGAGGAAATAGTTCATTTCGttaccatttcattattataaacTCTTTAGATTGACTACGGTAAGATTaactttaatgaaattaaaaataatgataacaatggaattaattattataacgataaaattgaatattataaaagtgAGATTATAATTGGTGATAGAAATATATTTAGATTCAATCGCAATGACAACAATAagataagaataaaaaagataattaagaacattaaactaaaatttatttacaatgAACATTTTGGATTAtctaatatttatgaaattattaaaatatatattatattataattttatcaataaaataatgttatatataatatttttctctttcttttattattgatataatttttatggtttatttAAATAACGAAGTATCATATTTTCTgtattcataaaatattttaattttataagtcaAATTAAACTTCacaatattaaaagttaatggtataattttatcaataattattattggtGTAGTGATAAAGAACTcgtttataaattcattaaatatgtGACCAACAAGTGTTGAGTGCAGTGGTAAGGCGCACTGCACTCCTATAAGAAAATGCAAGTTTGAACCT
This genomic stretch from Gossypium raimondii isolate GPD5lz chromosome 6, ASM2569854v1, whole genome shotgun sequence harbors:
- the LOC105774701 gene encoding uncharacterized protein LOC105774701; this encodes MDWYSWLSKTSLEPSIVYKYGLAFSGNELQKEDLAYFNHEFLQSMGISVAKHRLEILKLARKEVREAPNSLSKLILAINKTRKCFNKYVNKLVHHENNATKPLPEPVSYSDKWREALSRRCKSDHKELKIEHPMVRTREIAKSGPLDYGGPEKLLVPPRSLKFSGPLDRKLQEKLVFSYRSPITSGPVDVAMTHRRPKVHGDINKEKSGGDLNYNTLWATLFEDMKPT